In the genome of Leptolyngbya iicbica LK, one region contains:
- a CDS encoding metallophosphoesterase family protein, with product MSRRIFIGDIHGHYVGLRHLLDKVDPTATDQVYCVGDLIDRGPQSAKVVSFVREQEFICVLGNHEQLLLDAFAKTQSATNMLQAWLYSGGQSTLASYDRDVDLLSEHMEWFRTLPLHLDLGDIWLVHAGLDPTLAIDEQTANEFCWIRDAFHSAPNPYFQNKLIITGHTITFTFPDIEPGQIVEGPGWLDIDTGAYHPRSGWLTALDIDNEIVHQFNVFEATYRTRSLEEACSPFTQGRRRATVS from the coding sequence ATGTCTCGACGTATTTTTATTGGCGATATTCATGGTCACTACGTGGGCCTGAGACATTTGCTCGACAAAGTCGATCCCACTGCGACCGATCAAGTTTATTGTGTGGGCGATCTGATTGATCGAGGCCCCCAAAGTGCCAAGGTTGTCAGCTTTGTGCGTGAGCAGGAGTTCATCTGCGTTTTAGGCAATCATGAGCAGCTGCTGCTCGACGCCTTTGCCAAAACTCAGTCCGCCACGAATATGCTGCAAGCCTGGCTTTACAGCGGCGGGCAATCGACCTTGGCCAGCTACGATCGCGATGTAGATCTGCTGTCCGAGCATATGGAATGGTTTCGGACGCTGCCGCTGCATCTGGACTTGGGCGATATTTGGCTAGTGCATGCGGGCTTAGACCCCACCCTGGCGATTGATGAGCAAACCGCGAATGAATTCTGTTGGATTCGCGATGCCTTTCACAGCGCGCCGAACCCGTACTTTCAAAACAAACTGATCATTACCGGCCACACCATCACCTTTACGTTTCCCGATATTGAGCCAGGGCAAATTGTCGAAGGGCCGGGCTGGCTAGACATTGACACAGGGGCGTATCACCCCCGCAGCGGTTGGCTGACCGCTCTGGATATTGATAACGAAATCGTGCATCAGTTCAACGTGTTTGAGGCGACATACCGCACGCGATCGCTCGAAGAGGCCTGTAGTCCCTTTACTCAGGGCCGTCGCCGCGCCACCGTTTCCTAA
- a CDS encoding adenylate/guanylate cyclase domain-containing protein has translation MEQFVATAHPDAEHLAHLLRQRRSQPAWQTIVDAEIRDRFLTTCAIVVVDMADFSRLTQTEGIIATLQQIQTMRDLSVPLIQNRGGQLLKVEADNLYLSFDRAEAALWTMQELRAHLKVADIHISVGIGYGEVLRVGDRDLYGHEMNLASKLGEDLAADDEILLTESAYQALSTQRSQFSSVTRAISDVTFTYYQLRSDTAPS, from the coding sequence ATGGAACAATTTGTGGCCACGGCTCACCCCGACGCAGAACACCTGGCCCACTTATTGCGCCAACGCCGATCGCAGCCAGCGTGGCAAACCATAGTTGATGCGGAAATTCGCGATCGCTTCCTAACCACCTGCGCCATTGTGGTCGTGGATATGGCCGACTTTTCGCGCTTGACTCAGACCGAAGGCATCATTGCCACGTTGCAGCAAATTCAAACCATGCGCGATTTATCAGTGCCACTGATCCAAAATCGCGGCGGGCAACTGCTCAAAGTCGAGGCGGATAATTTGTACCTGAGTTTCGACAGGGCTGAGGCAGCGCTGTGGACGATGCAAGAATTGAGGGCGCATCTCAAGGTGGCCGACATTCATATCAGCGTGGGTATTGGCTATGGCGAGGTTTTGCGGGTGGGCGATCGCGACCTCTATGGTCATGAAATGAATTTGGCCTCCAAACTGGGGGAAGACCTCGCCGCTGATGATGAAATTTTGCTGACAGAGTCGGCCTATCAAGCGCTATCAACGCAGCGATCGCAGTTCAGTAGCGTGACTCGGGCGATTTCTGATGTCACCTTTACTTACTACCAATTGCGCTCTGACACCGCGCCATCGTGA
- a CDS encoding SGNH/GDSL hydrolase family protein, with protein MNTYLIKLLFTLLGLTCFAKAAVPMAGWALSTSPQILQLSRLQQESVCDATTLRIMPLGDSITHGATVPGGYRIRLWERLLFDLPMVDLVGSEVNGPVTIDGNHEGHPGKAIQFIREGVRGWLYASRPHIVLLMVGTNDVLYPEAHDFAGAAARLDALVGQITAIAPNSEVIVASVPTLQDPIANDRARHLSQDVQAIVDRRADQGRRVTFVDMHRVLEVGDLADGVHPNAGGYNKMADAWYTAITTLLAERCNPAVETVPSTDVAPPVEDSLFN; from the coding sequence GTGAATACTTATCTGATCAAACTACTGTTTACCCTTTTGGGTCTCACTTGCTTTGCCAAAGCCGCAGTGCCGATGGCGGGCTGGGCTTTGAGCACTTCCCCCCAGATTTTGCAGCTCAGCCGCTTGCAACAAGAATCCGTTTGTGATGCCACCACGTTACGCATCATGCCGCTGGGCGACTCGATTACCCATGGCGCGACGGTGCCGGGGGGCTACCGTATCCGGCTGTGGGAACGTCTGCTATTCGATCTCCCCATGGTCGATTTGGTGGGCTCAGAAGTGAATGGCCCCGTGACGATTGATGGCAATCATGAGGGCCACCCTGGCAAAGCAATTCAATTCATTCGTGAAGGGGTGCGAGGCTGGCTTTATGCCAGTCGTCCTCACATCGTTTTGTTGATGGTTGGTACCAACGATGTGCTCTATCCCGAAGCTCATGATTTTGCTGGGGCGGCCGCTCGGTTAGACGCACTCGTCGGGCAAATTACGGCGATCGCTCCCAATTCAGAAGTCATTGTGGCCTCAGTGCCGACTTTACAAGATCCGATCGCGAACGACCGAGCGCGCCACTTGAGTCAAGACGTGCAGGCGATCGTCGATAGGCGGGCTGACCAAGGCCGTCGAGTGACTTTCGTAGACATGCACCGCGTCTTAGAGGTCGGAGACCTGGCGGATGGGGTCCACCCAAACGCAGGTGGCTACAACAAAATGGCTGACGCCTGGTATACCGCAATTACCACATTGCTAGCGGAACGCTGTAACCCTGCGGTTGAGACCGTACCGTCTACCGATGTCGCGCCGCCGGTCGAGGATAGTCTCTTTAATTAA
- the phnF gene encoding phosphonate metabolism transcriptional regulator PhnF — translation MSQDATPIYQQIADELRQNIQDTVFQVGDRLPTEAELSQQFGVNRHTLRRAIEVLRQEGTVRVEQGRGTFVMAAPITVPIGKRVRFNESLKAQSVEPRWQILQVTQLPADPRIAQSLAIAIAATVVLYERVSLADQVPLSLARSYFPAALFPGLAEHCQGYCSVSALFQTEYDCDHIRRSTRLSARLPSAQDARILRMPATKPILVSESINVDQYGRAIEYGVTQFRGDRMELFIQND, via the coding sequence ATGAGCCAAGATGCCACGCCGATTTATCAGCAAATTGCTGATGAGTTGCGCCAAAACATTCAAGATACGGTTTTTCAGGTGGGCGATCGCTTGCCGACAGAAGCTGAGTTGAGCCAGCAGTTTGGGGTCAATCGCCACACCCTGCGCCGCGCCATTGAAGTGCTGCGGCAGGAAGGCACGGTGCGGGTCGAGCAAGGCCGAGGCACGTTTGTCATGGCGGCTCCCATTACGGTGCCTATTGGTAAGCGAGTGCGGTTTAACGAATCGCTGAAGGCACAGTCGGTGGAGCCACGATGGCAAATCTTACAGGTTACCCAGTTGCCCGCAGATCCCCGGATTGCTCAAAGTTTAGCAATCGCGATTGCTGCAACTGTGGTGCTGTATGAGCGGGTGAGTTTGGCCGACCAAGTGCCGTTGAGTTTGGCCAGGAGCTATTTTCCAGCCGCGCTATTTCCCGGACTGGCCGAGCATTGTCAGGGTTACTGTTCGGTTTCAGCGCTGTTTCAGACGGAATATGACTGTGACCATATTCGCCGCTCGACCCGCTTGTCGGCGCGTTTGCCCAGTGCTCAAGATGCGCGAATCTTGCGAATGCCTGCGACTAAACCGATCTTGGTATCCGAATCGATTAATGTCGATCAATATGGGCGAGCCATTGAGTACGGTGTGACGCAGTTTCGCGGCGATCGCATGGAGCTCTTTATTCAAAATGATTAA
- a CDS encoding ABC transporter ATP-binding protein — translation MLRLENISKIYPTGEVLKDVNWEVKPGDRIGLVGVNGAGKSTQLKIIRGDVEPTTGNIIRPASLKIGYLNQEFEVEEGRTVRDEFWTVFHEANTIHQRLMEIPHHMEEADPDTLEDLIHELDRQQRQFEALDGYGLDARIEKILPEMGFNPEDGDRLVSEFSGGWKMRMGLGKVLLQDPDILLLDEPTNHLDLETIEWLENYLRGVNTPMVIVSHDREFLDRLCTQIVETERGISTTYLGNYTKYLEQKAENRLAQQSAYERQQKDIAQQQAYIDRFRASATRSTQAKSREKQLSKVALIEAPDSDVRTLKFQFPPAIRSGEEVVRIEDLTHCYDEKILFLGANLEIERGDRIAFLGPNGAGKSTLLRLILGREAPTEGIVRLGRHNVIPKYFEQNQAEALDLDKTVFDTVQDIVPDWKMEQVRTLLGQFLFSGDMVFKQVGALSGGEKARLAMAAMLVQPANLLILDEPTNHLDIPAKETLEAALCQYEGTVLIVSHDRYFISQVANKIVEIRDGELRLYRGDYHYYLDKVEAEKEEARRKVTEAERAAKQSAKRRKQKEKQQEKAAARKAAKA, via the coding sequence ATGTTGCGCCTGGAAAATATTTCGAAAATTTACCCGACGGGCGAGGTGCTCAAAGATGTGAACTGGGAGGTCAAGCCCGGCGATCGCATCGGCTTAGTCGGCGTCAACGGGGCTGGCAAATCAACTCAGCTGAAGATTATTCGCGGCGATGTGGAACCGACGACAGGCAACATCATCCGCCCTGCCAGCCTCAAGATCGGCTACTTAAACCAAGAGTTTGAAGTGGAAGAAGGGCGCACCGTGCGCGATGAATTTTGGACGGTGTTTCATGAGGCCAACACGATCCATCAGCGGTTGATGGAGATTCCCCATCACATGGAGGAGGCCGATCCTGACACGCTTGAAGACTTGATTCACGAGCTCGATCGCCAGCAGCGTCAGTTTGAAGCTTTGGACGGCTATGGTCTGGATGCTCGCATCGAGAAAATTTTGCCGGAAATGGGCTTTAACCCAGAAGATGGCGATCGCCTCGTCAGCGAGTTTAGCGGCGGCTGGAAAATGCGTATGGGCTTGGGCAAGGTGCTGCTACAAGATCCCGATATTTTGCTGCTGGACGAGCCGACCAACCATCTGGATCTGGAAACCATTGAGTGGCTGGAAAACTACCTCAGAGGCGTGAATACGCCAATGGTCATCGTCTCCCACGATCGCGAATTTTTAGATCGCCTGTGTACTCAAATTGTGGAAACTGAACGGGGGATTTCCACCACTTATCTCGGCAACTACACCAAGTATTTAGAGCAAAAGGCCGAAAACCGCCTGGCTCAGCAAAGCGCTTACGAGCGGCAGCAAAAAGACATCGCGCAACAGCAAGCCTATATTGATCGCTTTCGCGCCAGTGCTACCCGCAGCACCCAGGCCAAGAGCCGCGAAAAGCAGCTCAGCAAGGTGGCGTTAATTGAAGCGCCTGACTCTGATGTGCGGACCCTAAAGTTTCAGTTTCCCCCAGCGATCCGCAGTGGCGAAGAAGTAGTGCGCATTGAAGATTTGACCCACTGTTATGACGAGAAGATCTTGTTCCTGGGGGCCAACTTGGAGATTGAGCGGGGCGATCGCATCGCGTTTCTCGGCCCCAACGGAGCGGGCAAATCAACGCTACTACGACTGATTCTTGGTCGCGAAGCACCGACCGAGGGCATCGTGCGTCTAGGCCGCCACAACGTGATCCCCAAATATTTCGAGCAAAATCAAGCCGAAGCTCTGGACCTCGACAAAACCGTCTTCGACACCGTGCAAGACATCGTGCCCGACTGGAAAATGGAGCAGGTGCGGACGCTGCTGGGTCAGTTCCTCTTTAGCGGCGACATGGTGTTTAAACAGGTAGGAGCCTTGAGCGGTGGTGAAAAAGCTCGTTTGGCGATGGCCGCCATGCTCGTGCAGCCAGCCAACTTGTTGATTTTGGACGAGCCGACCAACCATCTCGACATTCCCGCGAAGGAAACGCTGGAAGCGGCACTATGCCAGTACGAAGGGACAGTGCTCATCGTCTCCCACGATCGCTATTTCATCTCGCAAGTCGCCAATAAAATTGTGGAAATTCGCGACGGTGAACTGCGGCTTTATCGCGGTGACTATCATTACTATCTGGACAAGGTTGAGGCAGAAAAAGAGGAGGCTCGCCGTAAAGTGACCGAAGCCGAACGGGCGGCCAAGCAGTCTGCCAAACGCCGCAAGCAAAAAGAAAAACAGCAAGAAAAAGCCGCTGCTCGCAAAGCGGCCAAGGCATAG
- a CDS encoding DUF4335 domain-containing protein: MTSTTQLTPLRYDAPTVTLEVMTREAAVSQWSDKPVVQVLRYQIQIRDLSGEAEPFDIRGDRTSFLPLLQAVETYVQDQLGDNGASSAPAQAPYLAAQGLTQHTLHLGRDRTTTGQSQITLGAIQLADLAQVLDDLNQTVRPLPVSLVAARQRRPWRQWGATAAGLVAAVGVTTMLWPNYQSQTGLETAQPGPTADQETALSPDSLELDEQAEPEIATSEESEASSADPSDAPAADESGAIAPVEPRAPSAANDVPAAPAPTAEPPITSSAPAESEPRSQTFSDEAPGNAATSPTAASNSSGASPSVPAPAEAVPAQPSARPEAATDSTAETAETFSDNAPQRAAIAPAPGSLAELVQQVRDRWTPPADLEQTLTYTLVFAADGTLVDVIPADELAAEYRDRTGIPPVGTVGLPSGDPQRVLLLLRPNGEVEFRAADAD; this comes from the coding sequence ATGACCTCTACCACTCAACTCACCCCCTTGCGCTACGACGCTCCCACCGTCACCCTCGAAGTGATGACGCGGGAAGCTGCGGTTTCGCAATGGTCTGACAAACCGGTGGTGCAGGTATTGCGTTATCAAATTCAGATTCGTGACCTAAGTGGGGAGGCCGAACCGTTTGACATTCGGGGCGATCGCACCTCTTTTCTCCCCTTGCTGCAGGCCGTTGAAACCTATGTGCAAGACCAACTTGGGGACAATGGCGCGAGTTCGGCACCCGCCCAGGCTCCGTATTTAGCAGCGCAGGGGCTCACGCAACACACTCTCCATTTGGGCCGCGATCGCACCACGACCGGACAGTCCCAAATCACGTTAGGTGCCATTCAACTGGCCGACTTAGCACAGGTGCTGGATGATCTAAACCAGACGGTGCGGCCCCTACCGGTGAGCTTGGTAGCGGCGCGTCAACGACGTCCCTGGCGGCAATGGGGGGCGACGGCGGCAGGCTTGGTGGCGGCGGTGGGCGTCACCACTATGCTGTGGCCCAATTACCAGTCGCAAACCGGTTTAGAAACGGCTCAACCGGGGCCGACTGCCGATCAAGAAACCGCGCTCTCCCCCGATTCATTGGAGCTGGATGAACAGGCTGAGCCGGAGATCGCCACCTCAGAGGAATCAGAAGCCAGCAGTGCTGACCCCTCAGATGCGCCAGCAGCAGACGAGTCGGGGGCGATCGCGCCCGTTGAACCCCGTGCCCCATCAGCCGCCAACGACGTTCCCGCCGCCCCAGCGCCCACAGCTGAACCACCGATCACCAGTTCTGCCCCGGCTGAGTCAGAGCCCCGCTCCCAGACCTTCTCAGATGAGGCGCCTGGCAATGCGGCGACCTCACCCACCGCAGCATCGAACTCCTCTGGTGCGTCTCCCTCGGTTCCGGCTCCCGCTGAAGCGGTGCCCGCTCAACCCTCTGCTCGCCCTGAAGCAGCCACTGATTCGACGGCTGAGACGGCTGAAACCTTTAGCGATAATGCTCCGCAAAGGGCCGCTATCGCACCCGCCCCGGGATCGTTGGCCGAGCTTGTGCAGCAAGTGCGCGATCGCTGGACACCCCCCGCAGATCTAGAGCAAACGTTGACTTACACCCTGGTATTTGCGGCTGATGGCACTCTGGTGGACGTGATCCCTGCTGATGAGTTGGCGGCTGAGTATCGCGATCGCACGGGCATTCCCCCGGTTGGCACCGTCGGCCTGCCGTCAGGTGATCCGCAGCGCGTACTGCTGCTGTTGCGCCCCAACGGCGAGGTCGAGTTTCGCGCTGCTGACGCTGACTAA
- a CDS encoding DUF3038 domain-containing protein, whose protein sequence is MESSSSANPASPLGPTPAPEQLDSIKAQLDLVLLALESLVGLGSEAMLEAAAQLGLQTLMGDRVTLWRLRQASPLRKGQGRKKLDVDEARGLVLVSAHLAQQHQAKIREAVTKLESTTAKQQPPHRVALLGDYLDTFNNFYEERMTPDDLPSPDTLRDLALKLLVDLLFYSQTGGTRKLWLALLERSR, encoded by the coding sequence GTGGAGTCTTCGTCGTCTGCCAATCCAGCCAGTCCCTTGGGGCCAACCCCGGCACCCGAACAGTTGGACAGTATTAAGGCCCAACTTGATCTGGTGTTGTTGGCGTTGGAGTCGCTTGTGGGTTTGGGCTCAGAAGCGATGTTGGAGGCCGCTGCCCAACTCGGTTTGCAAACCTTGATGGGCGATCGCGTCACCCTGTGGCGCTTGCGACAGGCGAGCCCCCTCCGCAAAGGGCAGGGTCGCAAAAAGCTGGATGTGGACGAAGCGCGAGGATTGGTTTTGGTGAGTGCGCATCTAGCCCAGCAGCACCAAGCCAAAATTCGCGAAGCGGTCACCAAACTAGAAAGTACAACAGCAAAGCAACAGCCGCCCCATCGGGTGGCTCTGCTGGGTGACTATCTGGATACCTTCAACAATTTCTATGAGGAGCGTATGACCCCTGATGATTTACCTTCGCCCGACACTCTCCGCGATTTAGCCCTCAAATTGCTGGTTGATTTACTGTTTTACAGTCAAACCGGGGGCACTCGTAAACTGTGGCTCGCCCTGCTGGAGCGATCGCGCTAA
- a CDS encoding acyltransferase family protein has translation MQYRAEIDGLRAIAVVAVILFHAGVKTFQGGFVGVDIFFVISGYLIALTILTDLQRQRFSLLGFYERRARRILPALFLVILVCVSLAWFWLQPADMQSFSHSLIATPYFVSNILYWSEAGYWDTASELKPLLHTWTLAIEGQFYLTFPLLLLLMWRWCRRWLLPLTILVGILSFMIAQWGAYTFPTANFYLLPSRLWELALGAAIGIALLNHKPSSYPLFSYQKTNAALVRELSGILGFILIIASLLTLNGNLPFPSAFALFPTVGTGLILAFSSSQTLAGRFLSHPLLVNIGLLSYGAYLWHHPLFVFARHRSLTQPAPIIIWILAIASFGFAYLTWQYVEKPFRNHREVNRKAFFLFWLIGSLVFVEIGILGHLTAGFSDRAAARTFHQDTITPIISTPIARQVRQNSVARLLHDNAILQIPLDSADSAFQAQQANAQVFGLGSVCDGAAITAPECRTDDNPEILLWGDSFAMQLAPGILASNPEVKLIQMTKSVCGPFFDVAPIAEPNYPKRWAEGCLAFNQQVREWLQQEQNSVKYAVLSSPFSQYLLSENKVLLRNGEVKTASPTLALQQFQTTLRELQRLGIEPIVVSPPPTNDLDLGRCITRAEWLGLSQKNCNFLEAEMSDKRVQAYQFLDELAGQFRILRLESLLCQNGICQAYAGDVPLYRDARHLSAEGAALLGQKHDFYQVILSP, from the coding sequence ATGCAGTATCGGGCAGAAATTGATGGGCTGAGAGCGATCGCTGTCGTTGCTGTCATTCTTTTTCACGCTGGAGTCAAAACCTTTCAGGGCGGGTTTGTTGGCGTTGATATCTTCTTTGTGATCAGCGGCTATCTGATTGCGCTCACCATCCTGACCGACCTACAGCGTCAGCGATTTTCCCTATTGGGTTTTTATGAGCGCCGCGCTCGTCGGATTCTGCCAGCATTGTTTCTGGTGATACTGGTCTGCGTGAGTTTAGCCTGGTTTTGGCTCCAACCGGCGGACATGCAAAGTTTTTCCCATAGCCTGATTGCCACGCCTTACTTTGTTTCCAATATTTTGTATTGGTCAGAAGCCGGATATTGGGACACGGCCAGCGAGCTGAAACCGTTATTGCACACCTGGACGCTCGCGATCGAAGGCCAATTTTATCTAACCTTTCCGCTGCTGTTATTGCTGATGTGGCGTTGGTGTCGGCGTTGGCTACTGCCCCTCACCATTCTGGTCGGTATTCTGAGCTTTATGATTGCTCAGTGGGGAGCATACACCTTTCCCACCGCCAATTTTTATTTATTGCCCTCTCGACTGTGGGAATTAGCACTGGGGGCCGCAATTGGCATTGCTTTGCTCAACCACAAGCCGTCATCCTATCCGCTTTTTTCTTATCAAAAGACGAATGCCGCTCTGGTGAGAGAATTGTCGGGAATCTTGGGCTTTATTTTAATCATTGCTAGTCTCCTGACTTTAAACGGTAATCTGCCTTTTCCCAGCGCTTTTGCCTTGTTTCCCACAGTGGGAACAGGGCTGATTTTAGCCTTTTCTTCTAGTCAGACGCTGGCGGGTCGCTTTTTAAGTCATCCTCTATTAGTCAATATTGGTTTGCTCAGTTACGGGGCTTATCTTTGGCATCATCCCCTATTTGTGTTTGCGCGACATCGTAGCCTCACACAACCAGCACCAATCATTATCTGGATTCTAGCGATCGCCTCATTTGGCTTTGCCTATTTAACCTGGCAATACGTCGAAAAACCGTTTCGAAATCATCGTGAAGTCAATCGCAAAGCTTTTTTTCTGTTTTGGCTAATTGGCTCTCTGGTCTTTGTGGAAATTGGCATTTTGGGTCACTTAACAGCAGGGTTTAGCGATCGCGCAGCGGCCCGCACTTTTCATCAAGACACCATCACACCGATCATCTCGACACCCATTGCCAGGCAAGTTCGCCAAAATTCCGTTGCGCGTCTGCTCCACGACAATGCCATTCTTCAGATCCCGCTAGATTCGGCTGATTCAGCATTTCAGGCACAGCAAGCCAATGCTCAGGTGTTTGGCTTAGGTTCAGTGTGTGACGGGGCTGCCATCACTGCACCGGAATGTCGCACCGATGATAATCCTGAAATTTTGCTGTGGGGTGACTCATTTGCGATGCAGCTGGCCCCAGGCATTTTGGCCTCTAACCCCGAGGTCAAGCTGATTCAAATGACCAAAAGCGTTTGTGGCCCATTTTTTGATGTCGCCCCGATCGCCGAACCGAACTATCCCAAACGTTGGGCTGAGGGCTGTTTAGCCTTTAACCAGCAAGTGAGGGAATGGCTACAGCAAGAGCAAAATTCAGTTAAATACGCTGTTTTGTCATCCCCTTTTAGCCAATACTTACTCAGCGAAAATAAAGTGTTGTTGCGGAATGGCGAAGTCAAGACGGCCAGCCCAACCCTGGCGTTACAGCAATTTCAAACGACCCTGCGGGAACTGCAACGTTTAGGCATTGAGCCCATCGTGGTGTCGCCCCCCCCGACGAATGATCTAGATTTAGGTCGCTGTATTACTCGGGCTGAATGGCTCGGGCTTTCACAGAAAAACTGCAATTTTTTAGAAGCAGAAATGTCCGATAAACGGGTTCAAGCCTATCAATTTCTCGATGAATTGGCGGGGCAATTTCGGATACTCCGCCTAGAGAGTCTGCTTTGTCAAAATGGCATTTGTCAGGCATATGCTGGGGATGTGCCGCTATATCGCGACGCGCGACATTTATCGGCAGAAGGCGCCGCTTTGCTGGGTCAAAAGCATGATTTTTACCAAGTCATTCTCAGTCCATAA
- a CDS encoding ElyC/SanA/YdcF family protein: MAIDAVLIPGGGLSALGEVTPWVQARLERAIALQPAPRWFMPLSAGTTHKPPPLDAHGFPILESVAAAHYLHQRGIEGDRIVPETVSLDTIGNAYFARVQHVEPL; this comes from the coding sequence ATGGCGATCGATGCGGTCTTGATTCCGGGGGGTGGCCTATCGGCATTGGGTGAAGTCACGCCCTGGGTACAGGCGCGATTAGAGCGGGCGATCGCCCTCCAGCCTGCCCCTCGGTGGTTTATGCCGTTGAGTGCGGGCACGACGCATAAACCACCGCCCCTGGACGCCCACGGTTTCCCGATTTTGGAGTCGGTGGCGGCGGCCCATTACTTGCATCAGCGAGGCATTGAGGGCGATCGCATTGTGCCTGAGACGGTTTCGCTCGATACGATTGGCAACGCCTATTTTGCGCGGGTGCAGCATGTGGAGCCCCTGTAA
- a CDS encoding DNA double-strand break repair nuclease NurA, which translates to MLDLMKLAQQMQGISQHLKDEAEAAGRRVTIANQLMDRAQGHQDELVELWETWRDRIPFAMACPVEPLNTCLPIQAAPDAHTVLATDGSQISPSHHEIAYCYLLNVGRIILHYGQSRFPLLDSLPEVVYRPEDLYISRQWGISTEEWMGHRRTVAEVETLADLAEGLQIDTAEDDQPPTLALTDGSLIYWFLEEMPREARDRILPPILEAWDRLQAQRIPLVGYISASRSGEALNFLRLQSCPFEVPDCLTHCAEERDRAPCQVFSPLRDVALEATVLESGQRGPLWRSSVSILEDYGAHHIYFCYVNVGTEVARVEMPEWVALSPPLRDSALEMVITQVQKGYGYPIALAEAHNQAVVRGGDRTRFFALLEREMIRAGLQNVTTSFKEARKRGSIA; encoded by the coding sequence ATGTTGGATTTAATGAAGCTGGCCCAACAAATGCAGGGCATTAGTCAGCATCTGAAAGATGAGGCCGAGGCCGCTGGTCGGCGCGTGACCATCGCCAACCAACTCATGGACCGTGCTCAAGGCCATCAAGACGAACTGGTGGAACTGTGGGAAACCTGGCGCGATCGCATTCCCTTTGCCATGGCTTGTCCCGTGGAGCCGTTGAATACGTGTCTCCCCATCCAGGCCGCGCCCGACGCCCATACCGTGCTGGCAACGGACGGCTCCCAAATTTCCCCCAGCCACCACGAAATTGCCTACTGCTACTTGCTCAACGTGGGGCGGATCATTTTGCACTATGGTCAAAGCCGCTTTCCCCTGCTGGATAGCCTGCCTGAAGTGGTCTATCGGCCCGAAGACCTCTACATTTCGCGCCAGTGGGGCATCAGCACCGAAGAGTGGATGGGCCACCGCCGCACTGTCGCCGAAGTCGAAACCCTGGCCGATTTGGCTGAGGGTCTACAAATTGACACTGCCGAAGACGACCAGCCCCCCACCTTGGCCCTCACCGATGGCTCCCTGATCTACTGGTTTTTAGAAGAGATGCCTCGTGAGGCCCGCGATCGCATTCTGCCCCCCATTCTGGAGGCGTGGGATCGATTACAGGCCCAGCGCATTCCCCTGGTGGGTTATATCAGCGCCTCTCGCAGTGGGGAAGCGTTGAACTTTTTGCGGTTGCAGAGCTGTCCGTTTGAGGTGCCCGATTGCCTGACTCATTGTGCAGAAGAGCGAGATCGCGCTCCCTGTCAGGTATTTTCGCCCCTACGGGATGTGGCCCTTGAGGCGACTGTGCTAGAGTCCGGCCAGCGGGGACCGCTGTGGCGCAGTTCCGTCAGCATTTTGGAAGACTATGGCGCTCACCACATTTACTTTTGCTACGTGAATGTCGGCACCGAAGTGGCGCGGGTCGAAATGCCGGAATGGGTCGCATTGAGTCCACCCCTGCGCGATAGTGCGCTGGAGATGGTGATTACCCAAGTGCAAAAGGGCTACGGCTATCCCATCGCGTTGGCAGAAGCGCACAATCAAGCCGTGGTGCGAGGGGGCGATCGCACGCGCTTTTTTGCCCTGCTCGAACGGGAGATGATTCGCGCGGGCTTGCAAAACGTCACGACCTCATTCAAAGAAGCGCGAAAACGCGGCAGTATTGCTTAG
- the yidD gene encoding membrane protein insertion efficiency factor YidD has protein sequence MKTCLMWCIQGYRRFVSPLFLPTCRYTPSCSQYALDAIQQYGARRGAWLACRRILRCHPFHAGGYDPVPQGLWQVGETSLAEAIKQQSIDAATPVQDETSSSAAQREQ, from the coding sequence ATGAAAACGTGTCTGATGTGGTGTATCCAAGGCTATCGTCGCTTTGTGTCGCCACTGTTCCTGCCCACCTGTCGCTATACGCCCTCATGCTCGCAATATGCCCTAGACGCCATCCAGCAATACGGGGCGAGACGGGGCGCTTGGCTGGCTTGCCGCCGTATTTTACGGTGTCATCCCTTTCATGCGGGGGGCTATGATCCCGTGCCTCAAGGATTGTGGCAAGTCGGGGAGACGTCGTTGGCAGAGGCGATCAAGCAACAATCCATCGATGCTGCCACGCCGGTGCAGGATGAAACGTCGTCCTCGGCGGCACAACGGGAACAATAG